The Asterias amurensis chromosome 21, ASM3211899v1 genome has a segment encoding these proteins:
- the LOC139953332 gene encoding uncharacterized protein, translating to MAEAALPTETTCKIRHVHIECPICLSRFNDPKILDCLHSFCFNCLQELVDKQDPKTGIIICPMCKKETSIPDEGLSDLHGCFFLSSLIDDVINLEGPKEDINPPVSTCDGCDEGLEAVSRCADCAANFCRICLEHHAKLKVISHHQIVNSVAMSNIKRAKDKDKTEPPKCRKHTGQELCFFCDTCDLLVCPKCAVLDHRASNHNLSEINDSIRSYRRAVDEALQRFAEGRKQFQIVDDSIKHSQKCLQLMVDRTLRAIAAKEEDEITKIRKASRLLQERVTQIGQERDKGFESIQSSNHDKMSRAEQIVASVNDLMQHADNFELLDLKPKVMHNLDFHKELQFQTVQHSKSFIGFKGHDIVTDADIGEILEEEKWEVRTEFGKEGEGDGEFKWALGIACFSNGDIVVTDITRWLLSILTSKGTYRSACVQGTDDGQLKYPRYVTVTSDDLLLVTDRRDVKVYDRELRYIRQFRPSQNEEESLLSGIAVDKKDRIAVADWKRKVISLHNMDGSIISSIYHEDIGDSTSLFITSKERLIFADYHKMKLVFLDLMGNEVFNISTSIDGKPVKLAGVCCDDAGDIYVSVHCGGLGTREVHHYDASGEHIGCIARGLYNACGVTFTPTGDLLVADTHSVKVFHRL from the coding sequence ATGGCCGAAGCTGCACTACCCactgagaccacttgcaagataagacatgtacacatcgaatgcccaatctgcctgagtcggttcaacgatccgaaaatcctggactgTCTGCACAGCTTTTGCTTCAATTGTCTTCAGGAACTCGTAGACAAACAGGATCCGAAGACGGGTATTATTATTTGCCCAATGTGTAAAAAAGAAACGTCAATCCCAGATGAGGGATTGTCGGATCTCCATGGCTGCTTTttcttgagctcgcttattgatgacgtcatcaatctgGAAGGTCCGAAGGAGGACATTAATCCCCCTGTCTCGACTTGCGATggatgcgacgaaggtcttgaaGCCGTCTCACGGTGCGCTGACTGTGCTGCAAATTTCTGCAGGATATGTCTGGAACACCACGCGAAGCTAAAAGTTATCAGTCATCATCAAATCGTTAATTCTGTCGCAATGTCAAATATTAAGCGAGCCAAAGATAAGGACAAAACTGAACCACCAAAGTGCCGGAAACACACTGGCCAGGAACTCTGTTTCTTTTGCGACACGTGTGATTTACTCGTGTGTCCTAAATGTGCGGTGCTCGATCACCGAGCGTCAAACCACAATCTCTCTGAGATCAATGACTCCATTCGATCTTATCGTCGAGCTGTTGATGAAGCCTTGCAAAGATTTGCTGAGGGCCGCAAGCAGTTCCAAATAGTGGATGACTCTATCAAACACTCACAAAAATGTTTACAGCTCATGGTCGACCGGACTCTTCGAGCTATTGCGGCTAAGGAGGAAGACGAAATCACTAAGATAAGAAAAGCATCTCGCCTCCTTCAAGAAAGAGTCACTCAAATTGGTCAAGAAAGAGATAAGGGATTTGAGAGCATACAGAGCAGCAATCACGAtaagatgagccgtgcagagcagatcgtagcttcagtcaatgacttgatgcaacatgctgataactttgagctgctggacctcaagccaaaagttatgcacaacttagacttccacaaagagcttcagtttcaaacagtgcagcatagcaagtcattcatcggGTTCAAAGGTCACGATATCGTCACCGATGCAGATATTGGTGAAATACTAGAGGAAGAGAAGTGGGAGGTGCGGACAGAGTTTGGTAAAGAAGGGGAAGGTGATGGGGAGTTCAAATGGGCACTTGGTATTGCTTGCTTTAGCAATGGTGACATTGTCGTTACTGATATAACTAGGTGGCTGTTATCGATATTAACATCAAAGGGTACTTACAGATCTGCATGTGTTCAAGGAACAGATGACGGCCAACTAAAATACCCTCGTTATGTTAccgtgacctctgatgacctaCTTCTGGTCACTGATAGACGTGACGTAAAAGTTTATGATAGGGAACTGCGATATATTCGTCAGTTCAGACCCTCACAGAATGAAGAAGAGAGTCTACTCAGTGGTATTGCTGTCGACAAGAAAGATCGGATTGCAGTGGCTGACTGGAAGAGAAAGGTAATATCTCTCCACAATATGGATGGATCCATTATTTCATCAATATATCATGAAGATATAGGTGATTCAACCTCTCTATTTATAACCAGCAAAGAGCGTCTGATCTTCGCAGACTACCACAAGATGAAACTCGTTTTTCTGGATCtcatgggaaacgaggtgttcaaCATCAGCACTTCCATCGATGGTAAGCCAGTCAAACTTGCTGGTGTGTGCTGCGACGATGCTGGGGACATCTACGTGTCTGTTCACTGCGGTGGCTTGGGAACCCGTGAGGTACATCATTACGATGCATCGGGTGAGCACATCGGCTGTATAGCTCGTGGCTTGTACAATGCATGTGGTGTGACGTTTACTCCTACTGGTGATCTCCTCGTGGCTGATACGCACTCGGTCAAGGTATTCCATCGTTTGTGA